The Etheostoma cragini isolate CJK2018 chromosome 15, CSU_Ecrag_1.0, whole genome shotgun sequence genome window below encodes:
- the gper1 gene encoding G-protein coupled estrogen receptor 1: MWPMIQDSPTTVSMEVQTTSLVWIYVNGTEQLNTSDEYNTTDLSENSDKYQSYIIGLFLSCLYTILLFPIGFIGNILILVVNLNHREKMTIPDLYFVNLAVADLILVADSLIEVFNLNEKYYDYAVLCTFMSLFLQVNMYSSIFFLTWMSIDRYIALASSISSSPLRTMQHAKLSCGLIWMASILATLLPFTIVQTQHRGEVHFCFANVFEIQWLEVTIGFLVPFSIIGLCYSLIGRILMRAQKHRGLRPRRQKALLMIVVVVLVFFICWLPENVFISIQLLQGTADPSQRTATTLWHDYPLTGHIVNLAAFSNSCLNPIIYSFLGETFRDKLRLFIKQKASWSVVNRFCQHGLDLHLPVRREVSVV, translated from the coding sequence ATGTGGCCTATGATTCAAGACAGTCCAACCACAGTCAGTATGGAAGTGCAGACAACGTCTCTGGTCTGGATATATGTCAACGGTACAGAACAACTGAACACTTCAGATGAGTACAACACAACAGATTTGAGTGAAAACTCAGACAAGTACCAATCTTACATCATTGGTCTCTTCCTGTCCTGTCTGTACACCATCCTACTCTTTCCTATTGGATTTATTGGTAACATCCTAATTCTGGTGGTGAACCTGAACCACAGAGAGAAGATGACCATTCCTGACCTTTACTTTGTTAACCTGGCTGTAGCTGACCTCATCCTGGTGGCAGATTCCCTCATCGAGGTCTTCAATCTGAATGAGAAGTATTATGACTACGCTGTCCTCTGCACCTTCATGTCCCTTTTCCTGCAGGTTAACATGTACAGCAGCATATTCTTTCTAACATGGATGAGCATTGACCGATACATTGCCTTGGCTAGCTCCATAAGCAGCAGCCCGTTGAGGACTATGCAGCATGCCAAGCTCAGCTGTGGCCTCATCTGGATGGCTTCCATCCTGGCCACCCTTCTACCCTTCACCATTGTGCAGACCCAGCACAGGGGTGAGGTGCACTTCTGCTTCGCCAATGTCTTTGAGATTCAGTGGCTGGAGGTTACCATTGGCTTTTTGGTGCCTTTCTCCATCATTGGTCTATGCTACTCTCTAATTGGGCGAATCCTCATGAGGGCCCAGAAGCACCGCGGATTGCGGCCACGGCGGCAGAAGGCCCTGCTCATGATCGTAGTGGTGGTTCTGGTGTTCTTCATCTGCTGGCTGCCAGAGAACGTCTTCATCAGCATTCAACTGCTGCAGGGCACAGCTGACCCTTCGCAGAGGACTGCTACCACCCTGTGGCATGACTACCCACTCACAGGACACATTGTTAACCTGGCAGCTTTCTCCAACAGCTGCCTCAATCCTATTATCTACAGCTTTCTAGGAGAAACCTTCAGGGACAAGCTGCGTCTTTTCATTAAGCAGAAGGCCAGCTGGTCAGTAGTGAACCGCTTCTGCCAACACGGCCTCGATTTACACCTCCCTGTCAGGAGGGAAGTGTCCGTGGTGTGA